In Oryza brachyantha chromosome 2, ObraRS2, whole genome shotgun sequence, a single window of DNA contains:
- the LOC102720855 gene encoding outer envelope pore protein 16-3, chloroplastic/mitochondrial-like, translating into MGLEEDTPVVKTVKATAMGLATGTIWGTVVATWHDVPRVERHVALPGLIRTLKMCGSYGATFAAVGGLYIGVEQLVESQRKKRDFVNGAVGAFVAGATIFGYRGRSIQSAIAAGSCLAFTSAVLDVGGNTTRVDNGKEYYPYTIEKKPAH; encoded by the exons aTGGGGTTGGAGGAGGACACGCCGGTGGTCAAGACGGTGAAGGCCACGGCGATGGGGCTGGCCACGGGGACCATCTGGGgcaccgtcgtcgccacctGGCACGACGTGCCCCGGGTTGAGCGCCACGTCGCGCTCCCGGGCCTCATCCGGACTCTCAAGATGTGCGGCAGCTACGGGGCCacgttcgccgccgtcggaggGCTCTACATCGGCGTCGAGCAACTCGTGGAGAGCCAGCGGAAGAAGCGCGATTTCGTCAACGGGGCCGTTGGTGccttcgtcgccggcgccaccataTTCGGTTACAGAG GAAGGAGCATTCAGTCTGCCATCGCTGCTGGTTCTTGCCTGGCCTTTACATCCGCTGTGTTGGACGTTGGTGGTAACACTACCAGAGTGGACAATGGTAAAGAGTACTATCCCTACACGATCGAGAAGAAGCCTGCTCATTGA
- the LOC102721139 gene encoding clustered mitochondria protein — translation MAGKSKGARNKGKAQGGSQAVAVEPEVPVTDGVEDAKPENGEVSEPAAVEGSAPGAEKEQGDAAEETQTTKKPAEDEVHLYPVSVKTQSGEKLELQLSPGDSVIDVKQFLLDAPETCFYTCYDLILHAKDGSTHELEDYNEISEIADITAGGCSLEMIAAIYDERSIRSHLRRVRELLSLSSLHVSLSTSLALQQESAQEKSADTADSGKTASQELDGLNFMEDSTGALINLLPSALAEIKCVASIVFSSFNPPPSYRRLHGDLIYIDVMTLEGNKYCITGSSKSFYVNSSNGSILDPRPSKQALEDSTLVGLLQKISAKFKKGFREILDRKASAHPFENVQALLPVTSWLGACPVPEHRRDAARAEDSVVLSYGTELIGMQRDWNEELQSCREFPHSNPQERILRGRALYKVTCDFVDAAVKGAVGVINRCIPPINPTDPECFHMYVHNNIFFSFAVDSDYEQLSKDQKPDGQNGSGRSATGSTDPGAKSNRNCADPSGTTNSKTDEPNRVLDNSSDASAEAQIADSEQATYASANNDLKGTKAYQEADVPGLYNLAMAIIDYRGHRVVAQSIIPGILQGDKSDSLLYGSVDNGKKISWNESFHSKVVEAAKRLHVKEHEVLDGSGNPVKLAATVECKGIVGSDDRHYILDLMRVTPRDSNYIGLQHRFCVLRPELVASFIEAESTNKSTTQKVAGAPGESIEQLASPSDAMATPVEGPAVSDESSVPEAAKSDENSAPKPGTSDDSSSMRPAEQNESASEILFNPNVFTEYKLAGSPEEIAADEALVKKVGSYLLDTVIPKFVQDICSLDISPMDGQTLTDVLHSNGINVRYLGKVAGMIKHLPHLRDLLSSEIIVRSAKHVVKELLRQSPDHDIGPAIAHFLNCFIGNVLAPSTKGSSDSTHSKNQKGHEKTQNQKSTKGQKLSLSASKNIMPTFSHLTSDRVWSNIKEFAKHKYLFEVPDDARAGAKRVAVLRNLCQKVGITIASRKYDLDSAAPFQPSDILNLQPVVKHSVPVCADARNLMEAGKIRMAEGTLNEAYALFSEAFSLLQQITGPMHRDAANCCRYLAMVLYHAGDISGAIVQQHRELIINERCLGLDHPDTAHSYGNMALFYHGLNQTELALRHMSRTLLLLSLASGPDHPDVAATLINVAMMYQDAGNMSTALRYLQEALTKNERLLGPDHIQTAICYHALAIAFSCMGAFKLSIQHEKKTYDILVKQLGSDDSRTKDAENWLNTFKTREQQVNAQKQKGQQGTNPPANPIELLKAHPGLAKALKAAAKQPGDGSANVNRSLNAAVVGEGVPRVRGVDERAARATAEARKKAVARGLNVRSGQAPDYMSNLSQILNYLDSAKASTATPATALAAASTQNTHEGQQSNGPTQNGTAGNNTHGRSSKPSGSTPVGLGTSLELKKQKSKQKA, via the exons ATGGCGGGGAAGTCGAAGGGCGCGAGGAACAAGGGGAAGGCGCAGGGCGGAAGCCAGGCCGTCGCGGTGGAGCCGGAGGTTCCGGTGACCGATGGAGTCGAGGATGCCAAGCCCGAGAACGGGGAAGTTAGTGAACCTGCCGCCGTGGAGGGCAGTGCACCTGGTGCTGAGAAGGAGCAGGGCGACGCAGCTGAGGAAACACAAACCACGAAGAAGCCAGCTGAGG ATGAGGTTCATCTCTACCCTGTTTCTGTTAAGACACAGTCTGGCGAAAAGCTTGAGCTGCAG CTAAGCCCTGGGGATTCTGTCATCGATGTCAAACAATTCCTCTTGGATGCTCCTGAAACTTGCTTCTATACATGCTATGATTTGATATTGCACGCTAAAGATGGCTCAACTCATGAGCTAGAGGACTATAATGAAATTTCTGAGATTGCTGATATAACTGCCGGTGGCTGTTCATTGGAGATGATTGCTG CAATATATGATGAGAGATCTATTAGGTCGCATCTGCGCCGTGTTAGGGAATTGCTATCCCTTTCTAGTCTTCATGTCTCACTTTCCACATCCCTTGCTCTTCAGCAAGAATCTGCACAGGAAAAATCTGCAGACACTGCAG ATTCTGGGAAAACGGCTAGTCAAGAGCTTGATGGGTTGAATTTCATGGAGGACAGTACTGGTGCTCTCATTAACTTGCTGCCATCTGCACTAGCAGAGATCAAATGTGTGGCTAGCatagttttttcttcatttaatCCTCCACCAAGTTATAGGAG ATTACATGGTGATCTCATTTATATTGATGTTATGACACTAGAAGGAAACAAGTACTGTATCACAGGAAGTTCCAAATCATTTTATGTGAACTCCAGCAATGGAAGTATTCTGGACCCAAGGCCTTCCAAACAAGCCCTGGAGGATAGCACCCTAGTTGGTCTGCTACAAAAAATCAGTGCCAAGTTCAAGAAAG GTTTTCGTGAAATTTTGGATCGCAAAGCATCAGCACATCCTTTTGAGAATGTTCAGGCCTTGCTCCCAGTGACTTCTTGGTTGGGAGCTTGTCCTGTGCCAG AACATAGAAGGGATGCAGCTAGAGCTGAAGATTCTGTTGTGTTATCGTATGGAACTGAGTTGATTGGCATGCAGAGAGACTGGAATGAGGAACTACAGTCTTGCCGGGAGTTTCCTCATAGCAATCCTCAAGAAAG GATATTACGTGGCAGAGCGCTTTATAAGGTGACATGCGATTTCGTTGATGCTGCAGTTAAAGGAGCAGTTGGTGTCATTAATAGATGTATACCTCCAATTAATCCAACTGATCCAGAATGTTTTCATAT GTATGTACACAACAATATATTCTTTAGTTTTGCTGTTGACTCTGACTATGAGCAACTATCAAAGGACCAAAAGCCAGATGGTCAAAATGGATCTGGCAGAAGTGCGACAGGCTCCACAGATCCGGGGGCTAAGTCAAACAGGAACTGTGCAGATCCTAGTGGCACAACGAATTCAAAAACTGATGAACCTAATCGTGTTTTGGACAATAGCTCTGATGCATCTGCAGAGGCACAAATAGCAGATAGTGAGCAGGCGACCTATGCATCTGCTAACAATGACTTAAAAGGAACCAAGGCTTACCAAGAAGCTGATGTTCCTGGGCTTTATAATCTTGCGATGGCAATTATTGATTATAGAGGTCACAGGGTTGTGGCACAG AGCATCATACCCGGTATTCTTCAAGGAGACAAGTCTGATTCCCTTCTGTATGGATCGGTTGATAATGGCAAGAAAATATCTTGGAACGAGTCATTCCATTCAAAG gtgGTCGAGGCTGCAAAGCGGCTCCATGTGAAAGAGCATGAGGTTTTGGATGGTTCTGGTAATCCTGTAAAATTAGCTGCTACAGTTGAATGCAAGGGAATTGTTGGGAGTGATGATAG GCATTATATTCTTGATCTGATGAGAGTGACCCCTCGAGATTCTAACTACATTGGACTACAGCACCGATTCTGTGTTTTGAGGCCTGAACTTGTTGCATCGTTTATTGAG GCTGAATCCACAAACAAATCCACCACACAGAAAGTTGCAGGTGCTCCTGGAGAATCTATTGAGCAATTGGCAAGCCCTTCTGATGCTATG GCAACACCTGTGGAAGGACCTGCCGTGTCTGATGAAAGCTCTGTTCCTGAAGCTGCCAAGTCTGATGAAAACTCTGCTCCTAAACCTGGCACTTCCGATGACAGCTCTTCTATGAGGCCTGCTGAACAAAACGAGTCAGCTTCAGAAATCCTTTTTAATCCAAATGTGTTTACAGAGTACAAACTTGCTGGTAGCCCAGAG GAGATTGCAGCAGATGAAGCATTGGTTAAAAAGGTTGGTTCATATCTTCTAGACACAGTGATACCAAAGTTTGTTCAGGATATCTGCTCTCTAGATATCTCCCCTATGGATGGGCAGACTTTAACTGATGTGCTGCATAGCAATGGGATAAATGTTAGGTATCTGGGCAAA GTTGCTGgcatgatcaaacatttgccTCATCTACGGGACTTGTTGTCTTCTGAGATAATTGTTAGGTCTGCAAAGCATGTGGTCAAG GAATTACTGAGGCAAAGCCCAGATCATGATATTGGTCCAGCTATTGCTCATTTCTTAAATTGTTTTATTGGTAATGTCTTGGCACCTTCCACAAAAGGTAGTTCTGACAGTACACATTCAAAAAACCAGAAG GGTCATGAGAAGACTCAAAACCAGAAATCTACCAAGGGACAGAAATTGAGCCTTTCTGCTTCAAAAAACATTATGCCAACATTTTCTCATCTAACATCTGACAGAGTTTGGTCTAACATTAAGGAATTTGCAAAGCATAAATATCTG tttgaagTGCCCGATGATGCTAGGGCTGGTGCTAAAAGAGTTGCAGTACTCCGTAATCTTTGCCAAAAG GTGGGAATAACAATTGCTTCTCGCAAATACGACCTGGATTCTGCAGCTCCATTCCAGCCGTCAGATATCCTAAATCTCCAACCAGTAGTGAAGCATTCTGTACCTGTGTGTGCAGATGCAAGGAATCTTATGGAAGCAGGGAAAATTCGGATGGCTGAG GGAACATTGAATGAGGCGTATGCACTGTTTTCTGAAGCTTTTTCACTGCTTCAACAG ATTACTGGTCCCATGCATAGGGATGCTGCAAACTGTTGCCG GTACCTTGCTATGGTTCTGTACCATGCTGGCGATATATCAGGAGCAATTGTGCAACAACATAGGGAACTTATCATTAATGAGCGATGCCTTGGTCTAGATCATCCTGATACAGCCCACAG CTACGGTAACATGGCTTTGTTCTATCATGGGCTTAATCAAACTGAACTCGCACTGCGACACATGTCTCGCACATTGCTTTTGCTAAGTTTAGCATCAGGTCCTGATCATCCAGATGTTGCAGCGACTCTTATAAACGTTGCAATGATGTACCAGGATGCTGGCAATATGAGTACTGCTCTTAGGTATCTTCAGGAAGCACTCACGAAGAACGAGAGGCTTCTAGGCCCAGATCATATCCAAACAGCTATCTGCTATCATGCCCTTGCCATTGCATTCAGCTGCATGGGTGCATTCAAACTTTCAATTCAG CATGAGAAGAAGACTTATGATATACTGGTTAAGCAATTGGGGAGTGATGATTCACGGACAAAGGATGCGGAAAATTGGCTGAATACGTTTAAGACACGAGAACAGCAG GTGAATGCCCAGAAGCAAAAAGGTCAACAGGGCACAAATCCGCCAGCTAATCCTATTGAATTGTTGAAG GCACATCCTGGTTTGGCAAAAGCACTTAAGGCGGCTGCAAAACAACCTGGTGACGGATCAGCAAACGTCAACCGATCACTTAATGCTGCAGTTGTTGGTGAAGGTGTTCCTCGAGTAAGAGGAGTTGACGAGCGGGCTGCTCGGGCAACTGCAGAAGCTCGGAAGAAAGCTGTTGCCAGAGGCCTTAATGTGCGTAGTGGTCAGGCACCAGATTACATGTCAAATCTATCTCAAATTCTCAACTATCTGGACTCAGCAAAGGCATCTACTGCTACTCCAGCCACTGCTTTGGCTGCTGCTAGCACTCAAAATACACATGAAGGTCAGCAATCAAATGGACCCACACAAAACGGCACTGCAGGGAATAATACCCATGGGCGATCATCTAAGCCCAGTGGTTCAACGCCAGTAGGACTAGGGACTTCCTtggagttgaagaagcagaaATCAAAGCAGAAAGCATAG